Proteins encoded in a region of the Candidatus Baltobacteraceae bacterium genome:
- a CDS encoding LysR family transcriptional regulator: MELRQLRYFAAAARHAHFTRAAEELGIAQPALSQAIASLERELGVRLLERTNRRVSLTPAGSAFLTRASRIVAEVETAAQEMSAYAGGLRGRVVLGTNQSLAEYTLPKILGRFHARYPGVEVALRESLAPEMIAGLRDATMDLAIGDMGETGAGALRDMRFEKLYTDELAIAVATNHPLAERKRVEIAELRAEPFIVFRPGSALTRTLHRLTREAGFDPRVAFESSDSITVRALVAEGLGVTLFPRSIARPAGPKIAMLSLRPKLVRTISLVRRKVSHGPAVSMFVDFVRDQLLE; the protein is encoded by the coding sequence ATGGAGTTGCGCCAGCTTCGGTACTTCGCGGCGGCCGCGCGCCACGCGCACTTCACGCGCGCGGCCGAAGAGCTCGGGATCGCCCAGCCCGCGCTCTCGCAGGCGATCGCCTCGCTCGAGCGGGAGCTCGGCGTGCGCCTCCTCGAGCGCACCAACCGGCGGGTGAGCCTGACGCCCGCGGGCAGCGCGTTTCTGACGCGGGCTTCGCGCATCGTCGCCGAAGTGGAAACGGCCGCGCAAGAAATGAGCGCCTACGCCGGCGGCCTGCGCGGGCGAGTCGTGCTGGGAACGAATCAATCGCTCGCAGAGTATACGCTGCCGAAAATTCTCGGCCGCTTTCACGCGCGCTATCCGGGGGTCGAGGTCGCGCTGCGCGAGAGTCTGGCACCCGAAATGATCGCCGGCCTGCGCGACGCGACGATGGATTTGGCCATCGGCGACATGGGTGAGACCGGCGCCGGCGCGCTGCGCGATATGCGTTTCGAAAAACTCTACACCGACGAACTGGCCATCGCGGTCGCGACGAACCACCCGCTAGCCGAGCGCAAGCGCGTCGAAATCGCGGAACTGCGTGCCGAGCCGTTCATCGTCTTTCGGCCGGGCTCGGCGCTCACGCGGACGCTGCATCGCCTCACCCGTGAAGCCGGCTTCGACCCGCGGGTCGCGTTCGAGAGTTCCGACTCGATCACGGTGCGGGCGCTCGTGGCCGAAGGATTGGGCGTCACGCTCTTCCCTCGCTCCATCGCGCGCCCGGCCGGGCCGAAGATCGCGATGCTCTCGCTGCGCCCGAAGCTCGTGCGCACGATCTCGCTGGTTCGCCGCAAAGTCTCGCACGGACCAGCGGTATCGATGTTCGTTGACTTCGTCCGCGATCAGTTGCTTGAATAA